From a region of the Pseudanabaena sp. ABRG5-3 genome:
- the dapA gene encoding 4-hydroxy-tetrahydrodipicolinate synthase encodes MSEIDFGRLLTAMITPFDKEGNVDYAQAEKLAHHLVETGTDTIVVCGTTGESPTLSWDEEYQLFTVIQQAIAGKAKIMAGTGSNSTSEAISATQKAAHLGLDGTLQVTPYYNKPPQEGLYQHFRAIAEAAPELPILLYNVPGRTGCKLEPETVARLAEIPSIIGIKEATGDLDQASQIRALTPAEFEIYSGDDSLTLPLMAVGAKGVVSVASHLVGTHLQKMMQSFTAGNTQEALQIHLQLFPLFKALFLTSNPIPLKSALRLVGLDTGVVRSPLVSGSAELEAKLEVVLKKLGLLN; translated from the coding sequence ATGAGTGAAATCGATTTCGGACGTTTACTAACAGCAATGATTACTCCCTTTGATAAAGAAGGGAATGTCGATTATGCCCAAGCCGAAAAACTCGCCCATCATCTTGTGGAGACAGGCACTGATACAATTGTCGTATGTGGTACGACAGGCGAATCGCCTACCCTAAGTTGGGATGAAGAATATCAATTGTTTACGGTAATCCAGCAAGCGATCGCTGGAAAAGCCAAAATCATGGCTGGCACAGGATCAAATTCTACTTCCGAGGCTATATCTGCGACCCAAAAAGCTGCACATCTCGGATTAGATGGTACACTGCAAGTAACACCGTATTACAACAAGCCTCCACAGGAGGGACTGTACCAACATTTTCGAGCGATCGCTGAAGCTGCTCCAGAGCTACCGATCCTTCTCTATAATGTGCCTGGACGAACAGGTTGTAAACTAGAGCCTGAAACCGTTGCTAGATTAGCGGAAATTCCGAGTATTATTGGCATCAAAGAAGCGACAGGTGATTTAGATCAAGCTAGTCAAATTCGCGCCCTCACACCCGCCGAGTTTGAGATCTATTCAGGGGATGACTCTCTCACATTGCCCTTAATGGCAGTGGGTGCAAAGGGAGTTGTTAGTGTTGCTTCCCATCTAGTTGGTACTCATCTCCAAAAAATGATGCAATCCTTTACCGCAGGTAACACCCAAGAAGCTTTGCAAATTCACCTCCAGCTCTTCCCTCTATTTAAGGCTTTATTCTTAACCAGTAATCCTATTCCTCTAAAATCGGCTTTACGCTTAGTGGGATTAGATACAGGCGTAGTGCGATCGCCTCTAGTATCTGGTAGCGCTGAGCTCGAAGCAAAGCTTGAAGTTGTACTAAAGAAACTAGGACTTCTTAACTAG
- a CDS encoding ribonuclease J, translating to MPTSNAPALKIIALGGLHEIGKNTWVFEYNDEIMLLDGGLSFPDNMMPGVNVVLPDMTYLRDNKHKIKGMIVTHGHEDHIGAISFHLKQFEIPVIYGPRLAMALLEDKLREAGVLNRTELRRVMPRDVVRVGSSFFVEFIRNTHSIADSFSIAINTPAGVVIHSGDFKIDHTPVDGEFFDLHRLAEHGEKGVLALISDSTNAELPGITPSERAVYPNLEKYIMMAKGRVIITTFASSVHRVNMILDIADKQGRVVGVVGRSMLNVIAHARNLGYIKCRDDLFQPLQNLRHYRDDQILILTTGSQGEPMSALTRMSNSSHKQLEVRKGDTIIFSANPIPGNTIPVVRTIDRLIALGADVIYGKDKGIHVSGHGSQEEHKMMLALVRPKFFFPAHGELRMLKQHAKMAENMGIPAENIVIAENGDVVEVCQDYMKIVDKVPSGVELVDSSRDGMVKGDVLRDRQQIAGDGIFTIAVSVGLDGKLSTTPDIQLSGVVLPMEHSQIIAAVSKAIDNSLANSWGNFARNVGELEVDWVGLRGQLERDLTRVLRQQIQSKPMIVFLLQTPPNSTQSAPAPAAKPNALGVTLKSGAVKVIAKDNAASSNGNGTAATTATTATGAATASTGRRRRTAATV from the coding sequence ATGCCTACATCTAACGCTCCCGCTCTCAAAATTATTGCCCTTGGTGGACTCCATGAAATCGGTAAAAATACTTGGGTATTTGAATATAACGATGAAATCATGCTGCTTGATGGTGGCTTGTCCTTCCCCGACAATATGATGCCTGGAGTAAACGTTGTATTGCCCGACATGACTTATTTACGTGATAACAAACATAAGATCAAAGGCATGATTGTCACCCACGGGCATGAAGATCATATTGGTGCGATTTCCTTCCATTTAAAACAGTTTGAAATTCCTGTAATTTATGGTCCTCGTTTAGCAATGGCATTGCTCGAAGACAAACTTCGCGAAGCAGGCGTGTTAAATCGCACCGAACTGCGTCGTGTCATGCCCCGTGATGTGGTACGTGTCGGTAGTAGCTTCTTTGTGGAATTCATTCGCAATACCCACTCGATCGCCGACAGTTTCTCGATCGCTATTAATACTCCTGCGGGCGTAGTCATCCATTCGGGTGATTTCAAAATTGACCATACTCCCGTTGATGGCGAATTCTTTGACCTACATCGCTTAGCTGAACATGGAGAAAAGGGTGTACTAGCATTGATTAGCGATTCGACCAATGCCGAACTTCCTGGAATTACCCCTTCGGAGAGAGCCGTATATCCCAATCTTGAGAAATACATCATGATGGCAAAGGGGCGCGTGATTATCACCACCTTCGCATCTTCCGTCCATCGGGTAAACATGATTTTAGATATTGCTGATAAACAAGGTCGTGTCGTTGGTGTGGTTGGACGTTCCATGCTGAATGTGATTGCCCATGCGCGTAACCTCGGTTACATCAAGTGCCGCGATGACCTCTTCCAACCTCTGCAAAACTTGCGTCATTATCGTGATGATCAAATTCTAATTTTGACTACGGGCTCTCAAGGTGAACCAATGTCAGCCCTAACTCGCATGTCCAATTCCAGCCACAAGCAACTAGAAGTCCGTAAAGGCGACACAATCATCTTCTCGGCTAATCCAATCCCTGGAAATACAATTCCTGTAGTACGTACTATTGACCGCTTAATTGCTCTGGGTGCGGATGTAATCTACGGTAAGGATAAAGGTATTCACGTTTCAGGGCATGGTTCTCAAGAAGAACATAAGATGATGCTTGCCCTTGTGCGTCCGAAGTTCTTCTTCCCTGCTCACGGTGAATTGAGAATGCTCAAACAACACGCCAAGATGGCGGAAAATATGGGTATTCCTGCTGAAAATATTGTTATTGCAGAAAATGGTGATGTCGTCGAAGTTTGCCAAGACTATATGAAGATTGTAGACAAGGTTCCTTCTGGGGTGGAACTAGTTGACTCTTCTCGTGATGGTATGGTTAAGGGTGATGTCCTACGCGATCGCCAACAGATTGCGGGTGATGGTATTTTCACGATCGCCGTATCCGTGGGTCTAGATGGCAAGCTCTCTACCACACCTGATATTCAACTCAGTGGTGTTGTCCTACCGATGGAGCATTCACAGATTATTGCCGCAGTTTCTAAGGCGATCGATAATTCTTTAGCGAACTCTTGGGGCAACTTTGCCCGCAATGTAGGTGAGTTAGAAGTTGATTGGGTTGGTCTGCGTGGTCAACTTGAGCGTGATCTCACCCGTGTCTTGCGTCAACAAATCCAAAGCAAACCCATGATCGTGTTCCTATTACAAACACCACCAAATTCTACACAGTCTGCACCAGCACCTGCGGCTAAGCCTAATGCGTTAGGTGTCACCCTGAAATCAGGCGCAGTGAAAGTAATTGCCAAAGACAATGCGGCAAGTAGTAATGGCAATGGTACGGCAGCTACTACTGCTACAACAGCTACAGGTGCGGCAACGGCAAGTACTGGTAGACGTAGACGCACTGCTGCAACCGTTTAG